The genomic segment TTTACCAAACCTGATTTATGACTTTGTGAACATTGCACTTTGTTAGGAACGTCATATTAAAACTGGCGAGATTTTTTACCCAGAATGGagtcaaagacaaaaataaaaaaggacagaaCGACCCAGTGTTACTAACGTTCGCCCCTAATAAAATGCTCGGTGAGCGGTTGATTGAATGTGTATAAATGATAACTGTCTCTCATCAGCGTTACCTTTGCCTTGTAGGAGCGGAGTTCTGGAAAGATCTCGGGGTGAATCATGTTCAGTTGCGCTTGGATCTTGTGACTGCGGATGTTGTGGTGCGTGCACACGTGTTCGTTCAGGATCAGGTGTTCCGTCGTGGATGGAAACCTGCGCAAACGCGTAGAGAAAACTTTCAGCCTCATAACGTCAAAtcggaatttaaaaaaaaaaccccagctggAGTCTGGATGTCAAAGTCGTGGAAATCAAACCTCTCCATCCACTCTTTGTATTGATCCGTTTCCAGAACGGACTCCGGAGTCATGTGGACCACCAGCGCCGCGCCGTTCTCCGTCCCTCCCGTCTGGTGTCTGCAACGGATCAGAGACTCGACTGAAACACCGTCCTCGTTTGGCTTTCCTTTATTTTCGGCGTTTAAAATGTACGACTCGGATAAATCGGGCGTCACCTTCTCAGTCGCTGGTTGGTGCAAACAGCTTCGACGAACTCCTCAGACGGACACTCGACCACGATGAAGAGCGGTCCGGGGTCAGTGGGAGTGCAAACCTGCTCTGGTCGGATCTACGGGGAAACAACGACTACAGTGTCAGCTGATATTGAAGCACCAGGAGCTGTGAagtgtgaaaagtgaaagatCTTGGTACAGAACCTCTTTCCCCTCGAACGTGATGCTGTTCCCCGCCTTCAGAGCTGTGATGAGTCGACCGATGGCTGGGGTGCCTCTGCCAAcataaagattttaaaagagCCAGAATTTATAGAATATTAATTCAAAGAGTAAATACAACATTTGCTGTCTCCACCTTCTCAAATATATGAAGATGTTTGAATCctgtgttggtttgtgatttgatttttcaTCACAAAAACTAACTTGACTAGTCAACTGAGTTCATTAATCTTCATAAAGCAtaacttcaataaaaaaaaataccaataagTCCACTCACACAGGAAGTCCAAGCTCCCGGGCCTGAGTGACCAGGAAGTTTCCTTTCCTGGGgtgaagctgtaaaaaaaaaagaagaacatggtggaaaaaaaagtttctcaaTTTGCACGTCGCAAAAAGgatgatgttattattttaaaatatttacagtttctTACCTTACATATGAAAGCAACCACCAAAGACGGATCTCTAGTCGCAGTTCGTCTTTCACCTACGAGACATTAAGACACAAATAAAGACGTCACTTTAGTCCAGCTCAACGTTTCTACTCCATTTGAAGGGATTCGCCCTCGAAGGCGTTTCCTGAGGTCAAACACGTGTCTTGTGAGGTcatcacagtgacctttgaccaaattaataatataaataataataacctcaTCCTCCAAGTTAATGTTGCAAATTTAACAAGCTCTGAGGGGGTAGGGTAGCACTATGATCTAATACATTGATCTGAGAAGCaccttttatttatctttgttttattgtaattattattttataaataattattatttttcgtAATTTTATCTACTAAATTTTGtatattctaaaaaaaattatacttcaaatttcatatgtatgtatgtgttcgTTTTTTTCTATGTTCGTACCCAGTTTGCTGTGTTTTATATGACTGTTATTTATTCACTGTATAATTTGATGTGATTTGCAAACTGACAAACCaataaatacactgtaaaataaaataaaataaaacttaaaaattTTGCGGCatttcctgaaaacaaaaattccTGCCCACAGTTTAACCTAGATCCTGAACAGTGGATCTTTCAAAGTTGCTGCGGTGGAAACGCACCTCATAATCAACGACGAGTTTTGGGGCATTTGCAAAAATCCCCAGAATCCCTCCGGAGGACTGGACTCACCTGGACTGTGACGACCTGCGTCTACGAAGTCGACGTCATCCCTCTTCGGAGAGGCAGGACTCCGAGAGGCGCTGCTGGACCCGGCTCGATCCTTCAACTGAGCTACAGAGTGAAGATGgacaatcaaattaaaattaaaataaagaatcaGGTGACAACGGGACCGaggtgaaaaacatttcaactcaCCAAACACTGGCACTTGATGAACCGTCATGGTGTCGTCTGTGTGCGTCTCTTCGGTGTACGGTCGAACGGCTGGCGAGACACAGGACACTCGTCAATAATCATAATCGATATAATAATAAGACAACATTCGTCTAGTTCAAGCTGAGCAGAGTCGATGGACGCACGTACACAGCTTGATCTCCCCCAGCGGTCCAGAGAAAGACTTGATGGCGTTAATGTAGTTCtcctgtgatttaaaaaaaacgtgagGAAACATAGCGTAATGTGAAATGAATAACGTGCTGCGTTCAAAACCCCTGCACGGTCGCGGTCATACGGGACGATTCAGTTTCTCACCAGTTGCAGCGGTCCGGAGACGACACACTCGGGAACGCCGGTGTCCTTCAGAGTTAATATCATCCCTGCAGAACAGACATGgaaaagtatatatttatatatgttcaatattgatttgatagatgaaaacatcacaaaattaGTAACCATACATATACAGTAgcttatataataatatagcAAATAATATCTACATACATAAATAgatgttataataatataatacatacTAATAACAATTAAACATTCAGTACTTTTTACTCTTGCTTTAATAAATGTCTCCAAACATTTCCCTGGGAACTTTGATCAAGATCTATTAATAGTTATTAAAGTACATTATTACATATTAAAGTGAATaattattttgtcttgtttaaCTATTCGCTATAAtatgaaaaatgcaaatgtttttgtgatACACGATATGAAGGGAAAATCAACTGTGTCAGTTACTTTGATTCAttagattcttttcttttcagatatTCACTGAATATAATTTGACATTTATCAAATTCAtccaatgaaaaataatgtaacataaatatttgttactttGTGTACTTTccatttaatgtttattttttttaaatcttaaactTGTGGTAACTGAttgttttggccacttgggggcagcagaagcTGTTTCACCACAACAAGCACCTGCTTGTGATTCGGCTCTcaggaaaaatgaaacatttaaataaagattccaactgttttaaataaaaactctgAGTCGTCCAGACGTGGTCTGACCTGATAAACCTCCCACGTTGTTCCAGCTCATTCTGGTGAGGAAGATGTTGTCTAGGCGAGCAGCCTTCAGCCTGTCGTGAGGAGAAACACGTTCACGTTCACGTTAACCTTCGGGTTCTTTGTTTCATCGAAGCACCGACGTGTGATTGGACAGAGCGACTTACTTGTGCTCCTGCATGAGTCTCTGTGTTCCCTCGCCACAGTTGAACAGGTACCTGCAGCGGAGAAGAACCCGTAAAACAGCTGATCCCAATATCACACACTAACTATCGCCTTAACTTATGACCAATTATTAAAGAGTATATTGATGTGTCTCATCTAACTACGCCGGCTAGTTCTACTGTTAAGTAGAATGTCCATGTACTATGTCAGAAAATTAACTTATTTTATTtgaggaacaaaaagaaacatatgtatgataggggaaaataaatgaaaatcatgtggtgttaaaaatatgaggaaaggAAATCAATATCctcataattttatacaaattgctagttttgattttaaaaatcctgcAGGAATCATGTTCACTGgattctgttcattgtacagttaattgtaaattgtgttgttaatgtttttatgcaaagaatgatattttcaaaaggaggtcagtgtccatacaacacataatAATGTAGGTTGTAAGGGTATTAATGGAGGTGATAATCATCCAATTGGGCAGTTAAGGGGAAAGTTAAGGGGAAGTCTTATTTTACCAGGTCCAGACAGAAAACCACTGTAACTTGACTTTTCAAATCTGAAATAGATTACCACAGAGGTCAAAGATTCTTTAAACatagtttcagatttgtgaaacatttattctattcgtgaaaatacaaaaaaaagggattatTTCATAACTTTTTCACCTTAAGAACATATtggaccaaaaaacaaacaaacaatgcaaaaatcacaattttgaaccttgcccccccccccagggtctgacgaggtgtgtgtgtgtgtgtgtgtgtgtgtgtgtgtgtgtgtgtgtgtctgtctgtgtgtgtgtgtgtgtgtgtgtgtgtgtgtgcatctgtctgtctgtctctgtgtgtgtgtgtgtgtgtgtgtgtgtgtgtgtgtgtgtgtgtgtgtgtgtgcgtctgtctgtctgtctctttgtgtgtgtgtgtgtctgtctccttctgtgtgttaagtgtgtgtgtgtgtgtgtgtgtgtgtctgtctgtctgtctgtgtgcgtgcgcttctgtctgtctgtctgtctgtctgtctgtgtgtgtgtgtgtgtgtgtgtgtatttctgtctgtctctgtgtgtgtgttcgtgtgtacgtctgtctgcctttctctgtgtctgtctttctctgtgtctgtctgtctgtatgtgtgtatgtgtctttgtgtgtgtttctgtctgtctgtctgtctgtctgtctgtctgtctgtatgtgtctctctgtctctgtctgtctgtctgtctgtctgtctgtctgtctgtctctgtgtgtgtgtgtgtgtgtgtgtgtgtatgtgtgtgtgtgcgtgtgtgtatgtgtctctgtgtgtgtttctgtcagtctgtctgtctgtctgtctgtgtctgtctgtgtgtgtctgtgtgtgtgtgtgtgtgtgtgtgtctgtgtctgtctctgtacaTCACCGTACCTGTTGTACTCGGAGAAGACGTACAGAGACGGCGTTTGGTCTCTGCTTCCGGCACCGACCACCTGCAGGTAAACCGTGGACGGTCCGTGAACGTCTCCTCGCTGGCTCCGCTTCTCCTTGGTCTTCAGTCTCCGCAGCGGCTCGTTCTGTTTCTTCGGCCTCGGCTGCTGCCGCCATGCCTCCGCGTTATTAATATCACCATAatgtcctctgctgctgctgttgctgttgttgttgttagtcgCCATTGTTCGAAAAAAGTGGGAAACAGTCTGAGGACCCCgacgagcggcggcggcagctccgCTTTTCACGAGCTGAAACGTAAAGCACCTGAGCTTCAAATGAAGCGTATTCATAATAAAAACCTCTCTCGATCTTTATAACAACCACCATCTACATATTAACctattaatacacatttttattcacGTCTTTTGACGCACGAGTTACCTAGAAGTCGTTCCACGGGACCTCTAGACGCTTTCTCGACACATGTGACTCTTTTTCCGGCATCTAAAGATGACGTCGACACATCTCATCGctggttggtgtgtgtgggactgtagAGCAAGGTGTTTGGACCAATCACAGTGGCTTTAGTTTAGAAAAGAGGCGGGGACAGAGCTTCTCTTCAACATAAACAAActactacaaaataaaagacctaAAAGACAATTTACACAAGTTCCGCAGCTTAAATTAAAGATTTTGGAAAGATCGTACAGCCCCAAAAATCACAATTATTGTTATATAATAAATAGCGAGAGATTAGAACATGTTTATTGCTATTACTAGTAATTCaattaagtatattttaatAGGCCACAGTACTATATCCACTATATattgtcatttaatttaatttttctttatttcaaacagatttaaaataaaaagcaagtgtgaaactgcgaacaaaaacaaaaaaaatgttcatagtgtcataaacaatatttatgtaaaataaatatgaaaaatatgttaCCTCCACAATTTTTGGAAAAACctagttcagtctctcaactcaatttattcagccaatttttaatttatgttttgacACTACTTACTTAAAAAACActaattatacaaaaaaaaaataattccaggCCAAAGATTATTTAATCCCATCAAGGAAGTATTCAGATTTAGaaaacagatacaaaaaaacccatgatgtttttgttgaatttattcagacaaaaaataaacaaataaagacacCAGACACACGTTTCCCTTCTCGTTCTCTTTATTCATATCGTCCGCTGCACAGTGAGTCCAACGCGACTCCGACCACCGACActtaaaaccatttttaaaaactgctttATACCCAGAGAAGCAAAGTTCCATTAAGATGCCAAACACGATGCTTTTCATTCACGTACACGGAAGAGTAGGGACAATTCATAAAGAGCATGATTCCAGTAGGTTGAAGAATCTCCACGAGTTTCTATAAATACAAGTTccaggttttcttttcattctttctttttttttttttttttttaatcactacTAATCACCAAGATGCATccatgattgattgattgattgatttaacttTAGCAAGTATACGTATGCGACATGTgcgtcaagtgtgtgtgtgtgtgtttgtgaacaagAGAGAAACAGGTGTGTTAACGTTTATATATTATACAGACATGACGGAAGTGACACCACTCTTATTGCAAatggtgtttcttttttgtgtgtttcttttcaggCGTTTACACTTTTAACACTGCAATAAGAGGGAATAAGCTAATTTACAggaggatttgttttctttactttgttgtctcatttttcttctttttccccgaATGTCTTTATTGTTGCAGAATGTGGTGTAATATTTattgatgtaattttttttttttccccctgctttcAGTCCATATACATGGGGGAGCTGGGAGACGCTGGCATCTGATCCATGATCCTGCAGACGTAACCGGCCACGTCGGCCGAACGCTCCTCGTACATCTGAATGAATGGGTCTTTCTGGAAAggggagagtaaaaaaaaaaaaaaaaaagtctctcaaTGTTCACATATTAGTAGGGCTGCaaataacgattattttcataatcggtTAATCTGGCGATCaatttctcgattaatcgattagttgtttggtccataaactgtgaaaaaatgGTGAGACAtatcaatcgtgtttcccaaaccccccgacatgatgttttgttttgtccacacaccaaagatattcagtttactgtaatagaggagcaaagaaaccagaaagtattcatatttaagaatatgaatataagtgtaaatttaatttatattttactttcacTATGCTTGATTTGTTCAAAACCACTTTGCCTCATACtacttttatttctcatttcttttcctgtacGACAGAAGCCATGCAAATTCTCATTCTAAAGATCATTCTTATtcagaattacatttttaaaaccttcattttgtgtttttttacgagTGTAAACAGAGACACATCATGACTACTCACCAGTAGCTCCTTGTACTTTGGCCTTTTCGACTCGTCCTTTGTAAGGCTTGAGGAAAAAGATACAAgagaaaaagttttaaaaaaatggagggTGCAGTTCTCCCATGTGTCCACCAGGGGGTGGCACAACAGCAAAACTATGGCATAATGCTGcaaaacacactgcagctttttcattttctcaccaCAGGTTGACAAAGGCGATGAACTTGGGGGAGAAGCGCCTCTCGTCCGAGTTGCTGAGCTGCGGAGGGTCTCCTCTCACCACCTGGGTCAACTGGTCGAACACACTGTTCCACT from the Scophthalmus maximus strain ysfricsl-2021 chromosome 17, ASM2237912v1, whole genome shotgun sequence genome contains:
- the elac2 gene encoding zinc phosphodiesterase ELAC protein 2 isoform X1 produces the protein MNTLHLKLRCFTFQLVKSGAAAAARRGPQTVSHFFRTMATNNNNSNSSSRGHYGDINNAEAWRQQPRPKKQNEPLRRLKTKEKRSQRGDVHGPSTVYLQVVGAGSRDQTPSLYVFSEYNRYLFNCGEGTQRLMQEHKLKAARLDNIFLTRMSWNNVGGLSGMILTLKDTGVPECVVSGPLQLENYINAIKSFSGPLGEIKLSVRPYTEETHTDDTMTVHQVPVFAQLKDRAGSSSASRSPASPKRDDVDFVDAGRHSPGERRTATRDPSLVVAFICKLHPRKGNFLVTQARELGLPVGTPAIGRLITALKAGNSITFEGKEIRPEQVCTPTDPGPLFIVVECPSEEFVEAVCTNQRLRRHQTGGTENGAALVVHMTPESVLETDQYKEWMERFPSTTEHLILNEHVCTHHNIRSHKIQAQLNMIHPEIFPELRSYKAKEPQATLHVPNVRAECLLKFQLRPVVRWQRDAIPSCDADEFVKEASEVPNFLEEVEKSRKICSAAAEPSGRGEKYPEVVFLGTGSALPMKMRNVSGTLVNISPSQSMLLDCGEGTFGQLCRHYGDDVDDALTKITTVFISHMHADHHTGLLNLLYQRERAVATLGKDFSPVFLIAPTQIMTWLNQYHDHCEEIVHHVNLVPNACLRDDGEPLKQPTQSLVEALLRKNDLKEFQTCTVRHCKNAFACCFTHQSGWKLAFSGDTMPCDWFVHMGRNATLLIHEATLEDGLEQEAVEKRHSTTSQAIGIGVKMNAEFIMLNHFSQRYAKIPLFSEDFDDKVGISFDHMRIHYGDFKILPRLIPALKTLFAEEIEEMEERREKRELKQPRGSSYEEAAEAAAGRGAKREQEEAATRDAEAKRQKTH